A window of the Lactuca sativa cultivar Salinas chromosome 5, Lsat_Salinas_v11, whole genome shotgun sequence genome harbors these coding sequences:
- the LOC111915650 gene encoding oleosin G, with protein sequence MTDRNNVVGQHQRPPRPTTSGDGGPFIRRLRQHSLNSTQLMGIMTLVISGAILLLLTGVTITVAVVGFIFFAPLIILTSPIWVPIGTLLFVVVAGFLSVCGSGLAAAAAVSWLYKYSRGLHPVGSDRVDYARSRIADTASHMKDYAREYGGYFQGKVKDAAPGA encoded by the coding sequence ATGACCGATAGAAACAACGTCGTCGGACAACACCAACGACCACCAAGACCCACCACCAGCGGCGATGGAGGACCATTCATCCGCAGACTCCGTCAACACTCCCTCAACTCGACCCAACTCATGGGTATAATGACTCTTGTAATCTCCGGCGCCATCTTGCTCCTCCTCACCGGCGTCACCATCACTGTTGCCGTCGTCGGATTCATCTTCTTTGCACCTCTCATCATCCTCACCAGCCCCATATGGGTCCCAATCGGCACTCTCCTCTTCGTAGTCGTCGCTGGCTTCCTCTCGGTTTGCGGGTCTGGTCTGGCCGCCGCCGCCGCCGTGTCGTGGTTGTACAAGTATTCCAGAGGGTTGCATCCAGTCGGTTCAGACCGGGTTGACTATGCGAGGAGCCGGATTGCTGATACTGCGAGTCATATGAAGGATTATGCGAGGGAATACGGTGGGTACTTTCAGGGTAAGGTGAAGGACGCAGCTCCCGGTGCTTGA